Proteins encoded by one window of Torulaspora delbrueckii CBS 1146 chromosome 2, complete genome:
- the TDEL0B00790 gene encoding uncharacterized protein (similar to Saccharomyces cerevisiae YMR265C; ancestral locus Anc_8.818), which produces MEMADHGPLHKWNSCPDLLNVPKVPIESLKKLHVYDFDNTLYCSPHPNKQLYTKKLYDRLYNSSSLLNGGWWSEPCFLEQSFTNMINSSEEERAKYWNIDMLELARKSEQDPQAISIVLTGRKEVYFASMFSKMFLELDDLTFNAVCLKRANCGSSTAEYKISLITDFLDHYPSLNELIIYDDRPQQIKVFERAFSNSQVVHVQPQFKMLEVSDECRLVKEIFERYHMANSLVWTPPTCGFIVDRTTYRTLINWTFRFFKKKYKMSLLPHYPMYIPLAADTNDEIARIWSNNNPQVMKSPSSTKEICDRFHSQQNLQGNCAIKFNVIEIGYRTSEKYRRTLEIYYKVEASDSNRYVSPSPTTLMAISTETTLPKGRTELNSLRWVSLDRPIKLKTVLGHFARLTTTD; this is translated from the coding sequence ATGGAAATGGCTGATCACGGTCCGCTTCATAAGTGGAATAGTTGTCCCGATCTCTTGAATGTACCAAAAGTACCGATAGAGAGTTTAAAGAAGCTCCATGTGTATGATTTTGACAATACTTTGTATTGCAGTCCGCATCCTAATAAACAGCTATACACTAAGAAGCTGTATGACCGACTTTACAACTCTTCCAGCTTGCTTAATGGGGGCTGGTGGTCAGAACCATGTTTTTTGGAACAATCATTTACCAATATGATCAATTCCAGTGAGGAAGAACGGGCAAAGTATTGGAACATAGATATGCTTGAATTGGCCAGGAAATCGGAACAGGATCCTCAAgcaatttcaattgttcttactggaagaaaagaagtttACTTTGCATCGATGTTCAGTAAGATGTTTCTGGAACTTGACGATCTAACATTCAATGCCGTATGTTTGAAAAGGGCAAACTGCGGCAGTAGTACTGCCGAATACAAGATTTCGCTGATTacagatttcttggacCATTATCCTTCATTAAACGAGCTGATCATTTATGATGATCGCCCGCAGCAGATTAAAGTCTTCGAGAGAGCCTTTAGCAACTCGCAGGTGGTTCATGTTCAGCCACAATTCAAAATGCTTGAGGTCTCTGATGAATGCCGACTGGTAAaggaaatttttgaaagatatcaTATGGCTAACTCCTTGGTCTGGACACCACCGACATGTGGTTTTATCGTGGACAGAACTACATACCGcacattgatcaattggacGTTTCgattcttcaagaagaaatataAAATGTCTTTGTTACCACATTATCCGATGTATATACCGCTTGCAGCAGACACCAATGACGAGATTGCTCGAATCTGGTCAAACAACAATCCACAAGTCATGAAATCACCTTCCAGTACTAAAGAAATCTGTGACAGATTCCACTCACAGCAAAACTTGCAAGGTAATTGtgccatcaaattcaacGTCATTGAAATCGGTTACCGGACGTCTGAAAAGTATCGTCGCACCCTAGAAATATACTACAAAGTAGAGGCATCAGACAGTAACAGATACGTCTCGCCCTCTCCAACAACCTTGATGGCTATATCCACGGAAACAACTTTGCCCAAGGGTCGCACAGAGTTGAACTCTCTCAGATGGGTCTCCCTAGATAGGCCTATCAAGTTGAAGACCGTGCTTGGCCATTTTGCGCGTCTTACAACTActgattga